Proteins from a genomic interval of Echeneis naucrates chromosome 21, fEcheNa1.1, whole genome shotgun sequence:
- the kctd4 gene encoding BTB/POZ domain-containing protein KCTD4: MEWNLRRMESELRHINPDLLQPSKSFKKPSSGTITLNVGGFLYTAHRTTLAKHQGSFLEELANGKKPVQHTDSMGNPFIDRDGPVFRHVLNYLRTGELQLPDDFREAGLLRREASFYHLTELVEAVVDWECQRAAQREPAFLEVTDSHERSQGLKVYCSDPGFIEKVKGRLVQISKSRLDGFPEEFVVSSNVIQFRHFIKSEPGSRLVLKEDSTFLCTLDCLKLETVMLALKSGFKLVTSLDSSKGSVVAAEALHFVK, from the coding sequence ATGGAATGGAACCTCAGAAGGATGGAAAGTGAACTGAGGCACATCAACCCAGACCTGCTGCAGCCAAGCAAGAGCTTCAAAAAGCCTTCCTCAGGCACCATCACCCTAAATGTAGGGGGGTTCCTGTACACTGCCCACCGGACCACCCTTGCCAAGCATCAAGGGTCCTTTCTCGAAGAGTTGGCCAACGGTAAGAAGCCAGTTCAGCACACTGACTCCATGGGCAACCCATTCATTGACAGAGATGGTCCAGTTTTTCGCCATGTGCTCAACTACCTACGAACTGGCGAGCTCCAGCTGCCTGATGACTTCCGGGAGGCAGGGCTGTTGCGAAGGGAAGCCAGTTTTTACCATCTGACCGAACTGGTGGAGGCTGTAGTCGACTGGGAATGTCAGAGGGCTGCCCAGCGGGAACCCGCCTTTTTGGAAGTCACGGATAGCCATGAGAGGTCACAGGGTCTCAAGGTGTATTGCAGTGACCCCGGCTTCATCGAGAAAGTCAAAGGGCGGCTGGTGCAGATCTCCAAGAGTCGCCTGGATGGCTTTCCAGAAGAATTTGTGGTCTCATCCAACGTGATCCAGTTCCGACATTTCATCAAATCGGAGCCTGGCTCGCGGCTTGTTCTGAAGGAGGACAGCACATTCTTGTGCACGCTTGACTGTCTGAAACTAGAGACGGTGATGCTAGCACTGAAATCGGGCTTTAAGTTGGTCACCAGCCTCGACAGCAGCAAAGGCTCCGTGGTGGCAGCTGAGGCTCTGCACTTTGTCAAGTAG